A window of Chryseobacterium sp. IHB B 17019 genomic DNA:
TTGCCCATGAGGGTGATTATCCGGCCGGGATCGACAATTTTGACACACCTTATATCACTAACTGGAATACTTCGGCGGCAATCAACTTCAACAGTATGTTTCTTAAAAGAAAAAACTTCAATCAGCCTCTGAACACCTGGAATACCTCCAATGCAACGGATATGGCCTGGATGTTTGCCAATTGTTTAAAATTCAACCAGAGACTCGACAGCTGGGATACTTCTAAAGTAACAGATATGTCCTTTATGTTTCATTTCATTCCGGTTTTCAATCAGTCTTTGAAAATCTGGAATACTTCTAATGTTGTCAATTTTGGGCACATATTTCATGGGTGTACATCCTTTAATCAGAATTTAGATACCTGGGACCTTACCAAAACTACACGTACAGACATGATGTTTACAGGAGCAAGCAGTTTCAACCAATCTCTTGCAAGCTGGAACCTGGCCGTCTTGAACGAAGCTTCGGGTTTTTTAAGTAATTCCGGCCTTAGCTGTGAAAATTACAGCAAAACTTTAGTAGGATGGGCAGACAATCCCAATACTGCTAATAATGTAGATATGGGTTTTGTTATTCCTTTACAGTATGCCACAAATGCAGTCAACAAAAGGAATATTTTAATAAGTAAAGGCTGGAGCTTCAACGGGGATGTTCCCGGAAGCTGTATCCTCGCTGCTTCTGAAGTTGGTTTAAGAAAAAAAAGATCAATTTATCCAAATCCTGCACAGGATAACATTCATATTGAAGACATGCATGATGCACAAAGCTTTAAAATCCTTGATGCAAGCGGAAGAATTGTCGATAGTGGGAAAACAGACTCTGAAATGATTAATGTAAGCGCACTGCCTAAAGGAAATTATATTTTGCAGATTGTTTCTAAAGGGAATGTAGAGAATTTTAAGTTTATTAAGAAATGAAAATAATTAAAAAAAGCCTCACGTTTTGTGGGGCTTTTTTGTGAATTGTGGAATTGTCAATATGTTTCACTCCAATTCTTAAATTAAAAAATTGACAATTGACTTTTCGCCATTGACCATTATATTATTTATCATATCCGTTCGGATGATTCGCTTTAATATCATCCACCGTTCCCAATACCTTATCTTTCAGGGAATCCTGATATTTTTGAAGATTTTCGGCAACTTTTTCGTCTGCACTTCCTAAGATTTTTGCTGCTAAAATTCCTGCATTCAAAGCTCCGTTTAGAGCAACTGTAGCTACCGGAATTCCACCCGGCATCTGAAGAATTGACAAAACGGAATCCCAACCATCGATAGAATTACTGGACAAAATCGGAACCCCAATCACGGGCAGAGTCGTACAGCTTGCCACCATTCCCGGAAGATGAGCCGCTCCTCCTGCTCCGGCAACGATTACTTTCAGACCTCTCTCCTTTGCTGTTTTGGCATAATCAAACATTCTCTCCGGTGTCCTGTGCGCTGAAACAACCGTCAGTTCATACGGGATGTCTAAAGATTTTAAAAAATTCGCAGCCTGTTCCATGATCGGTAAGTCACTCTGACTTCCCATAATAATTCCTACCATTCTTCTATTATTAGATGCTCAAAGATAAAAATTAATAGAGTGAAATGCAAAAAGGCGCAAAAGTTGTTCTGTTACCTTAAGAACTCTGAAAACTGTATCCATTGAGTTTGTTTTAAAGTAAATACTTTTGTTCATACATTTTATATTTTGAAAGATTATAAGCTTACTCTGGCGATCCTCACAGTTGCTATCGTTTGGGGAACAACATTTCTATCAATCCGTATTGCGGTAGAATCTATTCCGGCCTGGTTTGTGGCGGGAATCCGGCAGTTTCTGGCGGGAATTATTATGCTTTTGGTTCTTCTTTACAGGAAACAATTCAAATGGATCGGATGGAAAAATTTATCTTATCAGCTGATCACATCATTGTTAATGCTTGTCGTGGCCAACGGAATGACCACCGTTGCAGAAGAAACCGTTACCAGTAGTTTAACGTCCTTAATAAGTGCCTGCTCGCCGATACTCATCTTTTTGGGAAGCGTTGCAATGGGTTTGCAAAAGTTCAGTATAAGGGCATTGATAGGAGTTTCAATGTGTTTCAGCGGGATTCTTTTTATTTTTTGGGACGGTATCCACGATCTTAAAAACCCTGAATATGCGATGGGAATTATATTTTTATTCATCGCGATTGCAGGCTGGGCATCGGGAACCATTTTCACTAAAAAATTAAGTGTTCAAAGTTATAATATCACACTCAACCTTTTCTATCAGTTTATTTTTGCAGGAATATTGCAGATCATCTTTGCTTTTGCGTTTTCAGAAAACTACAACTTTGGAAATTGGACGTTAAAGAGTGTTTCAGCCATGCTTTATCTTGCGGTTTTCGGTTCTGTGGCGGCTTTTTTTGCGTATCATTATGCTTTAACCAAGGTTTCTCCGGTACAGGTTTCCATTCTAGCTTATGTCAATACAATTATTTCTATATTTCTAAGCTGGCTGATCTTGAATGAAGAAATTTCAACCAAATTCATTATTGCTGCAGCTTTGATTATCTTTGGGGTATTTGTAATTAATTACAACAGGGAAATGTTTAAAAAACAGAGAATTGAAAAAATTTAATTTAAAAACTAAAAAGACTGCCATTCAGCAGTCTTTTTTATATATCTAAGTAATTTATTCAGCAATTACCCTCACCATTTCTTTCACTTTCACAAGCTTTTCCATCAATTCCTCTCTGGAATCCGCCAGTACATTGATATGACCCATTTTTCTTCCCGGTTTTGTTTCCGTTTTTCCGTACAGGTGAACGTAAGTTTCCGGTAACCTCAAAACATCCTCCATCCCTTCATATATCACTTTTCCAGCGAAGCCTTCTGCTCCTACAAGGTTCAGCATTCCGCTATAAACAATTGCATCGGTGTCTGCCAATGGTAAATTTTTCACCACACGATACATCTGCTCAAATTGAGAATTGGCGTTTCCTTCCTGGCTCTGATGCCCGGAATTATGCAGTCTCGGAGCCGTTTCATTGACCCATACTTTTCCTTCTTTATCTAAAAATAATTCAATGGCGAAAAGTCCCGGAGAATTAATGGCATTTAAAAATTTTTCTGTAATTAAATTGATTTGTCTTTCAATATCTTCATCCAAAGAAACCGGACAAATATTAAAATCCAACAGGTTCAGTTTCGGATCCGCAACCATTTCTGTCACGGGGAAAGTTTTGGTTTCTCCGTTTTCATTTCTTGCTACGATCACGGAAAGCTCTTTGTCGATGTCTACCAATTTTTCAATGACTGAATCCTCTATCCAAAGATTTCTCATGTCTGCAGCGGTACGGATTACCTGTACTCCTTTTCCGTCGTATCCACCTGTATTCATTTTCTGTACAAAAGGTAACGGCATTTTAATTTCATCGGAACTTCCATCCATCACCTCAAATTCAGGGCTTGGAATATTATGAGCTTTATAAAATTCTTTTTGAAGGATTTTTTGTTGAATAGTTTTAATGATTTTAGAATTCGGAACGACTTTTATTCCTTGATTTTCCAATTCGGCAAGAGCATCTGCATTTACATGTTCGATCTCAATGGTCACTACATCTTTATCTTTACCGAAGTTCAAAACCGTTTCATAATCATTAAAATTTCCTTGTGTAAAGTATGAAATATTATGACAAGGTGCATCAGAAGCGGGATCCAACGTATAAAATTCATCATCATATTTCAACGCATTCTGAATGAACATTCTCCCGAGCTGTCCTCCTCCTAAAATTCCTATTTTCATTTTTTTACTTTTATTTTTTCTATTAGATTTAAATTTTGTTTGAATTGATTTAATTCTTTTTTAAACTTTCGGTTTATACTCAGCAAAGATCACAAAAGTTTTTATTTATTATCTCCCGAATGTCATTCCGCCGAAGGAGGAATCTCTAAAACACATTATTGAGATTCTTCATTTCACTTCGTTACATTCAGAATGACAGAACACCTTTATATTTTATCAATTTTTAAATAACCCAATCCCATCGGATTTTCCTGGTTCTGAGCATCGGATTTCTTTAAAACAATTGAGTATTTTTCTTTCATTTTTTCCGGAAGAATATCATTTACATTAAAAATATCATCAATATCAACTCCATGTTTATCATCAATATGGCTTACCGCTCCTTCAAAACCCATCACTTTATAAAATTCAGTAGCCTTTGCTTTTTTTACAATATCTCCCATGGAAGTTCCCACCATAAGGTGCTGCTCATGAAATTCTTCAAAAAATCCTTTTTTATACCCTCCGAGATTAATAAAATACAACTGCTCATCAGAAGTTTTCTCTCCTTTTTCAACAATTTTCACTTCATATCCATCAGCAAATCTTACTTCCTGGTAACAGTCGACGTGGATTTTCCCGTCTGCTTCTTTCCAGAATTCTTTCATGTCAGGAACAAGGTCTTTCAAGCTTTCCGCAATTCCAAAAAATACGTCATGTTGCTCTATATTCCGTCCTTTTGGTGTTGCTCCGAGTATTATATAGAATAATTTCAACTGATTTTCCATAATGCAAAAATACATCAAATTTATCTTTTTTAAACGTTTGGCAGACTACCACAATAGTTTTATATTTGTAGCATGTCAGAAATCATTATTCTCTTCCTTGGAGCAATTTCGGCAGGACTTCTGGGTTCGTTGACCGGTTTAGGAGGAGGAGTTATCATTATCCCTTTATTAACGCTGGGTTTCGGCGTTCCTATGCACTATGCCATTGGCGCTTCACTTATTTCCGTGATCGGGACTTCTTCCGGTGCGGCTGTAGCTTTCGTTAAAGAAGGCTTTACCAATATGAGGGTCGGTATGTTTTTGGAAATCGCCACCACCTCAGGAGCAATTATCGGAGCTTTGGTTTCGGGAATGCTTAATCCAAATACTATCGGAATTATTTTCGCCAGTATTCTTCTTCTGACTGTAATTTTAAATTTAAAAGGAAAGCCAGATCATCAACAACCTATCATTAAAGGAAGCTTAGAGGAAAAACTAAAGCTATACGGAACTTTTCCAGACAAAGGTGTTCTAAAAAGTTATTCTGCAAGAAATACAATACCTGGTTTTTTAATGATGATGTTTGCTGGGGCAATGTCCGGGCTTTTGGGCATCGGTTCCGGCGCATTGAAAGTGCTGGCTATGGATAATATGATGAAGCTGCCTTTCAAAGTTTCTACCACTACAAGTAACTTTATGATCGGGGTAACGGCAGTTGCCAGTGCGCTGATTTATTTCCAGAGGGGAGAAATTATCCCCGTAATTGCGGCGCCGGTTTTGATCGGGGTTGTAGTTGGAAGTTTCATAGGATCAAAAACTTTGATGGTTTCAAAGACAAAAAAACTGAAAACTTTCTTTGCGATAGTGATTACTATTTTGTCAATCTATATGATGTATAACGGGATTAATAAAAGCTTCAGATAATGAGAAAGAACTTCACAGATATTGATCTAAACCGTTCCGTAGGGAATCTTTTGAGGCTGGGTGTTATTTTATCCGTTATTACTTCGTTAGTCGGTTTTGTAAAGCTGTTCAGCGAAGGTTTTAAAATGCCTAAAAAATATACTTCACTGGATATGGGGTCATCTTCCGAAAAAGTTTGGGGAGATTTCTGGAATTCCTTATGTAAAGGTGAAGGAATGGCAATTATTCAATTGGGAATACTTCTTTTGGTATTTACACCTTTAATGAGAATTGTTTTCGCTTTAATTGGTTATTTAAAGGAAAAAGATTATATCTATGTCATCATCTCTTCCATTGTTCTGGCCATCATGGCGGTAAGTTTTTTTACTGGTTACGCGCACTAATTATATTTCATAAAACTCCAACGGCAGCTGATCCGGATCCTGGGTAAAGAAAAATTCTTTTCCTGTGAATTCATCTATTCTGATTTCTTCACAATTTAATCCTTTTTCAATTAATTCCTGACGTTTTTCATTAATATTTTCAACCGAAAAAGCCAAATGCCTTAATCCGCAAGCCTCTGGACGGGAAGGTCTTTTGGGAGGGTCTGGAAATGAGAACAGCTCGATAACATAATGATCGTCAATCGCCAAATCAAGTTTAAATGACTGTCTCTCTTCACGATACACTTCCTTGATAATATTTAATCCTAAAATCTCCGTATAGAATTGTTTGGAAACTTTGTAATCTGAGCAAATTATGGCTATATGATGAATTTTCATTTTAATTATTTGATTTCTTTACAGTTTTCTTTTCTCCTTGTATCAATTAAATACTGAATTTTCCATTCTCCATTTTGTTTTACCAATTGAAAACTATTGGCTCCACAATGTGAAAATTTTCCTTTAAAGTAAAATGAATAAGGTGTAAAAACACTGGCCAGATTTCCATCCGTATGAATGGCTTCAATGACAATTCTCTCATCCAGATCACCTTTTGAATATTTGGAAATGGAAGCTATAAAATCCTTTATTTCTTCGTTTTTCACCCCATCTTTTGTAATGGTCTGCAGAATTGCCGTATCAGAAAAAGTAGTTTTCAATAATTCCGGATCGGCATTTTTCATGGCGATAAATAAATTCCGGATCGGCTTTTCAATTTCCTGATTTTGTTGTTGCCCGAAACAAAAAAAGCTTCCGAACAACAGAGCAACAGTAAATATTTTATTCATTTTAATTATAATTGATTCTTACCATTAAAAATAGGAAAAAAGTTTACACAATAACCATTTGAAAAATTATAAAAATAAATTAAATTTATCAACATATTTATAAATATGTGGACAACCTATTTAATTCTGACAATATTGTTACTGGTTTTAACCATACTTCCTAAAATTCAAAATTCCCACTGGATATTTCGTGTCCCCGAATTTGGAAAAATTCAGATAACTTTCTTTATATTTTTCACTTTTATTTTTGGTTTTTTGTTACCGTTTTCTGACAGCCTTTGGATCTGTCAAAGCCTTTTATTCCTTATCTTGGTTCATCATGGTTTCACGCTTATAAAATATACGCCGCTTTATCCGGTAAAAAAATATACTCAGCAACAGCAATCTTCTGAAAAGATAGATTTTATTTCAGCCAATGTGTATCAGTTTAATAAAGAATACAATCGTTTTATTAAATTAATAGAAAAACATCAACCCAGCATTTTTCTGACCATGGAAAGTAATGCTGATTGGGAAAAAGCCCTGCAACACTTAGAAAAAGAATATATTTATCAGCATAAAGTAACGCTGGAAAATACATACGGAATGCATTTGTATTCAAAAATTGAGATAAAAAATTCCAAAACCCATTATTTCGTTGCCGATGATATTCCTACTATTGAAGCGCATCTGGAGACTGAAGACGGCTTTAAATTTGTATTTTTCGGAGTTCATCCGCCACCGCCGAGTCCTACTGAAGAGGAAACTTCAAAAGAAAGAGACGGCGATTTGCTGAGTACGGCAAAATGCGTAAAAAAACTTCATGAGCCAGTGATTGTAGTGGGAGATTTTAACAATGTTGCTTGGTCAAAATCTTCTATTTTATTTAGAAAAACCAGTCATCTTATTGATCCCAGAATCGGGCGCTCTTTCGTTCCTACTTTTCATGCCAAATACCGTTTATTAAGATTTCCTATTGATCTGATGTTTCACAGCGAAAATATTTTCATTAAAGAGCTGAAAACACTTGAAAATTTTGGTTCCGATCACCTTCCCGTGTATTGTTCCTTTTTTATTGATCATCAAAATGAAAATCAGGAAAACCGAATAGATCACGCCACAGAAAATGAAAAAGCTGAAGCCGAAGAGATGATTCAGGAGGGTCAACAAGAGGACAGCAGCCGGGAAACGGTAGCGACTGAAAGCTGATGTGAAATTAAAACTTCATTACATCCTTCACCACTCCATTTTTCTGGGTATGCTGCAATAAGTTTGTCTCAATAAAAGATTTAATTTTTTCTTCATTACCATCATTTGGGAATAAAAGATGAACATTCGCACCTGCATCCAATGTAAAAAATAAAGGTAATGCTGTTTCGTTTCTAAAATCCCATATTTTATTGATCACTTCCAACGTTCCGGTTTTCATCAGGATAAATGCAGGATCACTCATCATCATCATAGCATGAAGCGTAAGGGCTTCGTGCTCAACTAATTTGATAAAACCTTGTATATCACCGCTTTTAAGAATCTTCTTCATTGGTTCAAAATTTTCTCTTGCTTCCTGGAATCTCCTCTCTGCATACGGATTTGTGTTCATCAAACCATGTCCAACAGTGGAAGAAACACTTTTTTGACCTTCATGAATTAATAAAACCCAATCATTAAAATTTTTGAAAATCTCATGAATCTCATCATCCGGATATTTTACAGCAAATAGGTCTGAACTTCCTTTTATCTGAGATTCGCCCCAGACAACCAGTCCATTGTACAAGCTTCTGCATGCGCTTCCACTTCCCAATCTTGCTAAAAAAGAAGCTTTTCGTAATGATTCTTCTTCTGAAAGTTCTCCCGAAAAAACTTCATCTAATTTTATCAGACATTTCGCAATGGCTCCAAAACCTGATGCAGAACTTGCAATTCCTGAGCTGTGCGGAAACGTATTTTCTGTTTTGATAATATATCTGCCTTTTAAAATCCATGGAAGATATTGTTCGATATTTTTGAAGTATTTCTCAATTTTTTCAGCAAATTTTACTTCTTCATTTCCTGCTAAAAATGTCTGTACCGAAAAATTTTCATCAGCCAGAAATTCCATTACAGTATTGGTTTTACAATGATTTAAAGTATAACTAATACTTGGATTTGCAGGAATCTGATTGTCATATTTCCCCCAATATTTTATTAAAGCAATATTCGATGGGCAACTTTCGGAAACCATCTGATTATTGATCGTAAATTCTTTTTTTCCTAGAAATTCCTGTGTTGTCATAATTTAATTTAGTTTCTAACCACAAATAATAGACGCTTTTTGTGGTTTAAAAATTTAATACATTTTCTCAATAAGATCAGCATATTTTTTAAGAACCACGTTCCTTTTTACTTTCAAAGTCGGTGTGATTTCTCCGGTGCTGATCTCAAATTCCGCAGGCATCAAAGTAAACTTTTTCACCTTTTCATAATCTGATAACTGACTTTGCAATTCTTTAATTTTTTCTTTGTAAAAGTCCATTATTTTGTCATTTTTCAAGGTTTCTTCCCAAGTTGTCAACTGGATGTTATTCTTTTTGACAAAATCATGTAAAAATTCAAAATTCGGAACAATTAGAGCTGAAACAAACTGTCTTCCTTCTGCAATTAAAACAATTTGCTGAATAAAATTATTATTCGTCAAAAGGTTCTCAATCTGCTGTGGTGCAATATATTTCCCATTGGAAGTTTTCATCAGATCCTTCAGTCGGTCTGTGATGATAAGATTTCCCTTATCATCAATTTTTCCTGCATCACCGGTTTTGAACCAGCCATCTTCCGTAAAAACTTTTTGTGTTTCTTCAGGTTTGTTGTAATAACCACTCATGATTCCGTTTCCTTTGGCCTGGATTTCATCATTTTCACCGATACGGATTTCTACGCCCGGTAAAGGCTTGCCGCTTGTTCCATGCTCAAAATGTGTTAAAGGAAAAAGTGTCAAAGTCGCAGTAGTTTCGGTCAGTCCATAGCCAACGGTAATATGAATTCCCACCGATTCAAAAAATTTTGTCACTTCGGGAGATAATGATGCTCCGCCACATGGCAAAAACCACAATCTTCCGCCCATTCTATCTTTTATCTTGCTGAAAACCAATGATTCAGCAATTGACTCTTTTATTTTTAAACCAAAAGGAATCGGTTTTTCATTTCTTTTCAATTCTGCAGTTTGCCACCCTGTTTTTAATGCCCAATCGAAGATTTTTTTCT
This region includes:
- a CDS encoding BspA family leucine-rich repeat surface protein, translating into MHKKLPSANMFKKFLILALCSLLFQITKAQNEFITIWQPGLPHTMPLINIDAPSQATSNQIWFPGIGENYTITWEEVGYPSHNGTMTDVTSTSQVLIDFGNPLNDASSATYRVKVSNGNGVFRQIRFGVPTIITLPDNLYPMWTIYGSADKILEIEQWGNISWESMNSAFSNCRLMQLTAIDSPDLSNVTDAAFMFFNAHNFLGAPSMQNWDTSHIQDFKFMFAHEGDYPAGIDNFDTPYITNWNTSAAINFNSMFLKRKNFNQPLNTWNTSNATDMAWMFANCLKFNQRLDSWDTSKVTDMSFMFHFIPVFNQSLKIWNTSNVVNFGHIFHGCTSFNQNLDTWDLTKTTRTDMMFTGASSFNQSLASWNLAVLNEASGFLSNSGLSCENYSKTLVGWADNPNTANNVDMGFVIPLQYATNAVNKRNILISKGWSFNGDVPGSCILAASEVGLRKKRSIYPNPAQDNIHIEDMHDAQSFKILDASGRIVDSGKTDSEMINVSALPKGNYILQIVSKGNVENFKFIKK
- the purE gene encoding 5-(carboxyamino)imidazole ribonucleotide mutase produces the protein MVGIIMGSQSDLPIMEQAANFLKSLDIPYELTVVSAHRTPERMFDYAKTAKERGLKVIVAGAGGAAHLPGMVASCTTLPVIGVPILSSNSIDGWDSVLSILQMPGGIPVATVALNGALNAGILAAKILGSADEKVAENLQKYQDSLKDKVLGTVDDIKANHPNGYDK
- a CDS encoding DMT family transporter, whose translation is MKDYKLTLAILTVAIVWGTTFLSIRIAVESIPAWFVAGIRQFLAGIIMLLVLLYRKQFKWIGWKNLSYQLITSLLMLVVANGMTTVAEETVTSSLTSLISACSPILIFLGSVAMGLQKFSIRALIGVSMCFSGILFIFWDGIHDLKNPEYAMGIIFLFIAIAGWASGTIFTKKLSVQSYNITLNLFYQFIFAGILQIIFAFAFSENYNFGNWTLKSVSAMLYLAVFGSVAAFFAYHYALTKVSPVQVSILAYVNTIISIFLSWLILNEEISTKFIIAAALIIFGVFVINYNREMFKKQRIEKI
- a CDS encoding 5-(carboxyamino)imidazole ribonucleotide synthase, whose product is MKIGILGGGQLGRMFIQNALKYDDEFYTLDPASDAPCHNISYFTQGNFNDYETVLNFGKDKDVVTIEIEHVNADALAELENQGIKVVPNSKIIKTIQQKILQKEFYKAHNIPSPEFEVMDGSSDEIKMPLPFVQKMNTGGYDGKGVQVIRTAADMRNLWIEDSVIEKLVDIDKELSVIVARNENGETKTFPVTEMVADPKLNLLDFNICPVSLDEDIERQINLITEKFLNAINSPGLFAIELFLDKEGKVWVNETAPRLHNSGHQSQEGNANSQFEQMYRVVKNLPLADTDAIVYSGMLNLVGAEGFAGKVIYEGMEDVLRLPETYVHLYGKTETKPGRKMGHINVLADSREELMEKLVKVKEMVRVIAE
- a CDS encoding DUF1543 domain-containing protein; its protein translation is MKLFYIILGATPKGRNIEQHDVFFGIAESLKDLVPDMKEFWKEADGKIHVDCYQEVRFADGYEVKIVEKGEKTSDEQLYFINLGGYKKGFFEEFHEQHLMVGTSMGDIVKKAKATEFYKVMGFEGAVSHIDDKHGVDIDDIFNVNDILPEKMKEKYSIVLKKSDAQNQENPMGLGYLKIDKI
- a CDS encoding sulfite exporter TauE/SafE family protein, whose product is MSEIIILFLGAISAGLLGSLTGLGGGVIIIPLLTLGFGVPMHYAIGASLISVIGTSSGAAVAFVKEGFTNMRVGMFLEIATTSGAIIGALVSGMLNPNTIGIIFASILLLTVILNLKGKPDHQQPIIKGSLEEKLKLYGTFPDKGVLKSYSARNTIPGFLMMMFAGAMSGLLGIGSGALKVLAMDNMMKLPFKVSTTTSNFMIGVTAVASALIYFQRGEIIPVIAAPVLIGVVVGSFIGSKTLMVSKTKKLKTFFAIVITILSIYMMYNGINKSFR
- a CDS encoding DUF1634 domain-containing protein, coding for MRKNFTDIDLNRSVGNLLRLGVILSVITSLVGFVKLFSEGFKMPKKYTSLDMGSSSEKVWGDFWNSLCKGEGMAIIQLGILLLVFTPLMRIVFALIGYLKEKDYIYVIISSIVLAIMAVSFFTGYAH
- the gloA2 gene encoding SMU1112c/YaeR family gloxylase I-like metalloprotein, producing the protein MKIHHIAIICSDYKVSKQFYTEILGLNIIKEVYREERQSFKLDLAIDDHYVIELFSFPDPPKRPSRPEACGLRHLAFSVENINEKRQELIEKGLNCEEIRIDEFTGKEFFFTQDPDQLPLEFYEI
- a CDS encoding nuclear transport factor 2 family protein, producing MNKIFTVALLFGSFFCFGQQQNQEIEKPIRNLFIAMKNADPELLKTTFSDTAILQTITKDGVKNEEIKDFIASISKYSKGDLDERIVIEAIHTDGNLASVFTPYSFYFKGKFSHCGANSFQLVKQNGEWKIQYLIDTRRKENCKEIK
- a CDS encoding endonuclease/exonuclease/phosphatase family protein, yielding MLPFSDSLWICQSLLFLILVHHGFTLIKYTPLYPVKKYTQQQQSSEKIDFISANVYQFNKEYNRFIKLIEKHQPSIFLTMESNADWEKALQHLEKEYIYQHKVTLENTYGMHLYSKIEIKNSKTHYFVADDIPTIEAHLETEDGFKFVFFGVHPPPPSPTEEETSKERDGDLLSTAKCVKKLHEPVIVVGDFNNVAWSKSSILFRKTSHLIDPRIGRSFVPTFHAKYRLLRFPIDLMFHSENIFIKELKTLENFGSDHLPVYCSFFIDHQNENQENRIDHATENEKAEAEEMIQEGQQEDSSRETVATES
- a CDS encoding diphosphomevalonate/mevalonate 3,5-bisphosphate decarboxylase family protein, coding for MTTQEFLGKKEFTINNQMVSESCPSNIALIKYWGKYDNQIPANPSISYTLNHCKTNTVMEFLADENFSVQTFLAGNEEVKFAEKIEKYFKNIEQYLPWILKGRYIIKTENTFPHSSGIASSASGFGAIAKCLIKLDEVFSGELSEEESLRKASFLARLGSGSACRSLYNGLVVWGESQIKGSSDLFAVKYPDDEIHEIFKNFNDWVLLIHEGQKSVSSTVGHGLMNTNPYAERRFQEARENFEPMKKILKSGDIQGFIKLVEHEALTLHAMMMMSDPAFILMKTGTLEVINKIWDFRNETALPLFFTLDAGANVHLLFPNDGNEEKIKSFIETNLLQHTQKNGVVKDVMKF
- a CDS encoding AMP-dependent synthetase/ligase — protein: MNLAEAIIQKNTEKHPIKSAIGFKKKEAGWKELSWKKFSEIVFRTANSLKNAGIQENDKVAIYSENSSEWVIFDLAAISIGAISVPIYSTNNAEQAEYIIQDSGAKIILVGEQAQYDICLELLQKEDNHLDTIIVSKKAVWIKKEFNSFYLEDFIAKSSPKLEFCPKENNDIATLIYTSGTTGTPKGVMLTHGNFVKAFDAHFEFFKFKNFEEELSLAFLPLSHVFERSWSLLCLYGGARVYFLEDPKNIAKALEEVKPTMMCAVPRFFQKVYAGVLEKAEEGSSLKKKIFDWALKTGWQTAELKRNEKPIPFGLKIKESIAESLVFSKIKDRMGGRLWFLPCGGASLSPEVTKFFESVGIHITVGYGLTETTATLTLFPLTHFEHGTSGKPLPGVEIRIGENDEIQAKGNGIMSGYYNKPEETQKVFTEDGWFKTGDAGKIDDKGNLIITDRLKDLMKTSNGKYIAPQQIENLLTNNNFIQQIVLIAEGRQFVSALIVPNFEFLHDFVKKNNIQLTTWEETLKNDKIMDFYKEKIKELQSQLSDYEKVKKFTLMPAEFEISTGEITPTLKVKRNVVLKKYADLIEKMY